In Kogia breviceps isolate mKogBre1 chromosome 19, mKogBre1 haplotype 1, whole genome shotgun sequence, a single genomic region encodes these proteins:
- the SLC38A10 gene encoding solute carrier family 38 member 10 isoform X8: MTHQSCMFLVKAASLSKRRTYAGLALHAYGKAGKMLVETSMIGLMLGTCIAFYVVIGDLGSNFFARLFGFQVTGTFRMLLLFAVSLCIVLPLSLQRNMMASIQSFSAMALVFYTVFMFVIMLSSLKHGLFGGQWLRRVSYIRWEGVFRCIPIFGMSFACQSQVLPTYDSLDEPSVKSMSSIFASSLNVVTTFYVMVGFFGYVSFTEATAGNVLMHFPSNPVTEMIRVGFMMSVAVGFPMMILPCRQALNTLLFEQQQKDGTFAAGGYMPPLRFKALTLSVVFGTMVGGIMIPNVETILGLTGATMGSLICFICPALIYKKIHKNSLSSQVVLWVGLGILVVSTHTTLSVSQEAPVDLAKEAPGSRLGEAEGAMKAEAAQLPGTRLPGQNPIVDVAEDSRDKPKLPNEKDEMEQAQIKGPVNVPPREEDAKEKQEEAQLDRPGQGVAVPLGEAHRHEPPVPHDKVVVDEGQDPEGLEKEHPSKRVDERALGGKAQMVPPLLDSERERPRQDEALEAAGGLPKDPQKVPEENGQPAAEPLKEDLGLGDRGAHPGPQAVLPEGQDVLVAGAGARADGALLPGHAVGAMGKPLEKNEHGGKAPLPEEKPGPGAVPQAEPREQRTLEGQGGDHAGDHAGSKLEELSWFPILPFSKRLSMGCTAEIRKMVAEAGQAEMLDHAVLLQVIKEQQVQQKRLLDQQEKLLAVIEEQHKEIHQQRQDGQDADMQPELGVAGPRGKEQEAHAVGMAERPPQQPVGAVPGAPGWPPAPPQGHSQRSVEKPEGALGRAPAAPPGGADLQPRAAQAEPREGQRGAVPEAVDAGVQEQVPVLDPARAPGSPEQHGAGDVPRQSRNVFGGDSHERKKSGKEEAATGTDAQEADVLGVGAAVGAPQVKSQQASQDWAPGGLSSRSGGAALRAQAVLHQPEQWAVPAGGQGGPQGGHEEARKEHAAIQEPEQRPDPELGPKPAMLGDQKPDNAKPNRDLKVQAGSDLRRRRRDVAPRAEVGPAPKDGVIINFNPLPDVQVSDLRSALETQLHQAAGGALRVVPGRQIKQLPGALEEP; the protein is encoded by the exons ATGACGCACCAGTCGTGCATGTTCCTGGTGAAAGCCGCCAGCCTGAGCAAGCGGAGGACCTACGCCGGCCTGG CATTGCACGCCTACGGAAAAGCAGGGAAGATGCTGGTGGAGACCAG TATGATTGGGCTGATGCTGGGAACCTGCATCGCCTTCTACGTTGTGATTGGCGACTTGGGGTCCAACTTCTTTGCTCGGCTGTTTGGGTTTCAG GTCACGGGCACCTTCCGCATGCTCCTGCTCTTCGCGGTGTCCCTGTGCATCGTGCTCCCACTCAGCCTGCAGAGGAACATGATGGCCTCCATCCAGTCCTTCAGCGCCATGGCCCTCGTCTTCTACACCGTGTTCATGTTCGTG ATCATGCTCTCCTCCCTCAAGCACGGCCTCTTTGGTGGGCAGTGGCTGCGGCGAGTCAGCTACATCCGCTGGGAGGGCGTCTTCCGCTGCATCCCCATCTTTGGCATGTCCTTTGCCTGCCAGTC CCAGGTCCTGCCCACCTATGACAGCCTGGATGAGCCCTCAGTGAAATCCATGAGCTCCATCTTCGCCTCCTCCCTCAACGTGGTCACCACCTTCTATGTCATG GTGGGCTTCTTCGGCTACGTGAGCTTCACCGAGGCCACCGCGGGCAACGTGCTCATGCATTTCCCTTCCAACCCGGTGACTGAGATGATCCGTGTGGGCTTCATGATGTCCGTGGCCGTGGGCTTCCCCATGATGATCCTGCCCTGCAGACAGGCCTTGAACACGCTGCTTTTCGAGCAGCAG caAAAAGATGGGACCTTTGCTGCCGGAGGCTACATGCCGCCCCTGCGGTTTAAAGCCCTCACCCTCTCGGTTGTGTTTGGAACCATGGTCGGTGGAATCATGATCCCAAATG TGGAGACAATCCTGGGCCTCACGGGCGCCACGATGGGAAGCCTCATCTGCTTCATCTGCCCGGCGCTGATCTACAAGAAGATTCACAAGAACTCCCTCTCTTCCCAG GTCGTGCTCTGGGTCGGCCTGGGCATCCTGGTGGTCAGCACACACACCACCCTGTCCGTGAGCCAGGAGGCCCCTGTGGACTTGGCAAAGGAAGCCCCAGGCAGCAGACTTGGAGAGGCTGAGGGCGCGATGAAGGCAGAGGCAGCCCAGCTCCCAGGTACGCGGCTCCCAG GCCAGAATCCAATTGTGGACGTGGCCGAGGACAGCCGAGATAAGCCGAAGCTGCCAAATGAGAAAGATGAGATGGAGCAGGCCCAGATTAAGGGCCCCGTGAATGTGCCCCCAAGGGAAGAAGACGCCaaggagaagcaggaggaggcACAGCTGGATCGCCCTGGTCAAG GAGTTGCGGTACCTCTGGGCGAGGCCCACCGCCATGAACCCCCAGTCCCTCACGACAAGGTGGTGGTGGACGAAGGTCAAGACCCAGAAGGACTGGAGAAGGAGCATCCGTCCAAACGTGTGGATGAAAGGGCCCTGGGGGGCAAGGCTCAGATGGTGCCACCACTGCTGGATTCAGAACGAGAGAGACCCAGACAGGACGAGGCTTTGGAGGCAGCGGGTGGTCTTCCTAAAGATCCCCAGAAGGTTCCAGAAGAAAATGGTCAGCCAGCCGCTGAGCCCCTGAAGGAGGACCTGGGGCTGGGTGACAGGGGTGCGCATCCAGGGCCCCAGGCAGTGCTCCCTGAGGGGCAGGACGTCCTGGTGGCAGGTGCAGGGGCCAGAGCAGACGGTGCCCTGCTGCCCGGCCATGCCGTGGGGGCCATGGGCAAGCCCTTGGAGAAGAACGAGCACG GTGGGAAGGCTCCGCTCCCAGAAGAGAAGCCAGGCCCGGGGGCAGTGCCACAGGCAGAGCCTCGAGAGCAGAGGACCTTGGAGGGACAGGGCGGGGACCACGCCGGGGACCACGCAGGCAGCAAGCTGGAGG aaCTTTCATGGTTTCCTATTCTGCCTTTCTCCAAACGCCTCTCAATGGGATGCACAGCTGAAATCAGAAAGATGGTGGCAG AAGCTGGCCAGGCAGAGATGCTGGACCATGCCGTTCTGTTGCAAGTGAttaaggaacagcaggtgcaGCAGAAGCGCCTCCTAGACCAGCAGGAGAAGCTGCTTGCAGTAATCGAAGAGCAGCATAAGGAGATCCACCAGCAGAGGCAGGACGGCCAGGACG CGGACATGCAGCCTGAGCTGGGGGTGGCCGGGCCCAGAGGTAAGGAGCAGGAGGCCCACGCCGTGGGGATGGCAGAGCGTCCCCCACAACAGCCTGTGGGAGCTGTGCCCGGTGCTCCTGGGTGGCCCCCTGCTCCTCCCCAGGGGCACAGCCAACGCTCTGTGGAGAAGCCTGAGGGGGCCTTGGGTAGAGCCCCAGCTGCGCCTCCTGGCGGCGCTGACCTGCAGCCCCGGGCAGCCCAGGCTGAGCCGAGGGAAGGCCAGCGGGGCGCTGTGCCCGAGGCCGTGGACGCTGGCGTGCAGGAGCAGGTCCCTGTGCTGGACCCCGCCAGGGCacccgggagcccagagcagcaTGGTGCTGGAGACGTCCCCCGGCAGAGTCGGAATGTTTTTGGTGGAGACTCCCATGAAAGGAAGAAGTCTGGAAAGGAGGAGGCAGCCACTGGCACAGACGCTCAGGAGGCAgatgtgctgggggtgggggcagcagttGGGGCTCCTCAGGTAAAGTCCCAGCAAGCAAGCCAAGACTGGGCACCCGGAGGCCTGTCCAGCAGGTCGGGGGGAGCAGCCCTTCGGGCCCAAGCCGTGTTACATCAGCCGGAACAATGGGCTGTCCCTGCcggagggcagggagggccgCAGGGAGGTCATGAGGAGGCGAGGAAGGAGCACGCCGCCATCCAAGAGCCCGAGCAAAGGCCGGACCCTGAGCTCGGGCCCAAACCAGCCATGCTGGGGGATCAGAAGCCAGACAACGCCAAACCCAACCGGGACCTGAAAGTCCAGGCCGGCTCTGACCTTCGGAGGAGACGGCGGGACGTGGCTCCTCGTGCAGAGGTGGGACCAGCCCCAAAGGATGGGGTCATCATCAACTTCAACCCCCTGCCTGACGTGCAGGTCAGTGACCTCCGCAGCGCCCTGGAGACCCAGCTGCACCAGGCTGCGGGGGGCGCCCTGCGAGTGGTCCCAGGCCGGCAGATTAAACAGCTGCCCGGGGCCCTGGAGGAGCCCTGA